In Arthrobacter sp. SLBN-83, one DNA window encodes the following:
- a CDS encoding LysE family translocator, whose translation MTLTQAVLSFAVVAGLLTLVPGIDTALVLRSSITRTRGYAFATALGISTGAMIWGVAAAVGISALLAASELAYRVLTLAGAAYMVWLGVSLLWKSRGKAGTPGRPTEAAVAAAANGQLLRGWATGAGTNLLNPKVGVFYIATIPQFIPAGTSPLLTGVVLACVHCLLTMAWFTLLIFGSQFASKWLKGPRSIKVVDRITGTVLVGFGLKLAATPGH comes from the coding sequence GTGACTCTTACCCAGGCTGTGCTTTCCTTTGCAGTGGTGGCCGGACTCCTGACCCTGGTCCCGGGCATCGACACCGCGCTCGTGCTGCGCTCATCGATCACCAGGACGCGGGGGTACGCCTTCGCCACCGCCCTGGGCATCAGCACCGGTGCGATGATCTGGGGGGTGGCAGCCGCCGTCGGCATTTCCGCCCTGCTGGCAGCCTCCGAACTTGCCTACCGCGTCCTGACCCTGGCCGGTGCCGCCTACATGGTGTGGCTGGGCGTCTCGCTGCTGTGGAAGAGCCGGGGCAAGGCCGGGACCCCGGGAAGGCCAACTGAGGCTGCGGTAGCTGCTGCGGCAAACGGGCAACTGCTGAGGGGCTGGGCCACCGGGGCGGGCACCAACCTGCTCAACCCCAAGGTGGGGGTTTTCTACATCGCCACCATTCCCCAGTTCATCCCTGCCGGGACGTCACCGCTGCTCACGGGGGTGGTGCTGGCCTGCGTGCACTGCCTGCTTACCATGGCCTGGTTCACGCTGCTCATCTTCGGATCCCAGTTCGCTTCCAAGTGGCTCAAGGGTCCGCGCAGCATCAAGGTGGTGGACCGCATCACCGGAACGGTCCTGGTGGGGTTTGGCCTGAAACTCGCGGCAACCCCGGGCCACTAA
- a CDS encoding glycosyltransferase, which produces MRFSEHWAQQLDRPDTAAVDVLVPTCNRPAELAVTLAGLAAQQEPGFAVVVSDQSAGQPAWEHPAAAAMVRVLEAQGRPVTLLRHLPRQGLAEHRQFLLDQSTADQCLFLDDDVWLEPGALARLSRALDELQCGFVGMAPQGLSFLDDRRPEQTANFKVWDGPVTPERVRPGTPEFEQWPLHSAANLSHLSAELSLQPGQWVPYHVAWLGGCVLYRREALNDAGGFRFWTSLPAGHAGEDVVAQWQVMERYGGAGILPSGAVHLEAPTTVTDRSVEAYDVVLGQESARTP; this is translated from the coding sequence ATGAGGTTTTCGGAGCATTGGGCGCAGCAACTGGACCGGCCGGACACGGCAGCGGTGGATGTCCTGGTGCCCACGTGCAACCGCCCGGCCGAACTCGCCGTCACCCTCGCGGGGCTGGCCGCGCAGCAGGAACCCGGGTTCGCCGTCGTGGTCAGCGACCAGTCAGCGGGGCAACCGGCCTGGGAACACCCCGCGGCCGCCGCGATGGTGCGGGTGCTCGAGGCCCAGGGCCGGCCCGTCACGCTGCTGCGCCACCTCCCGCGCCAGGGACTGGCAGAACACCGGCAGTTCCTGCTGGACCAGTCCACCGCGGACCAATGCCTTTTCCTGGACGACGACGTCTGGCTGGAACCGGGCGCCCTGGCACGGCTGAGCCGGGCACTCGACGAACTCCAGTGCGGCTTTGTGGGAATGGCACCCCAGGGCCTGTCCTTCCTGGACGACCGCAGGCCGGAACAGACCGCTAACTTCAAGGTTTGGGACGGCCCCGTGACCCCGGAGCGGGTCCGGCCGGGCACCCCGGAATTCGAGCAGTGGCCGCTGCACAGCGCCGCCAACCTCAGCCACCTCAGCGCCGAACTGTCACTGCAGCCCGGCCAGTGGGTGCCGTACCACGTTGCATGGCTGGGCGGGTGCGTGCTCTACCGAAGGGAAGCACTGAACGACGCCGGCGGGTTCCGTTTCTGGACGAGCCTTCCGGCCGGCCACGCGGGGGAGGACGTGGTGGCCCAGTGGCAGGTCATGGAACGGTACGGCGGGGCAGGCATCCTGCCCTCCGGCGCGGTCCACCTGGAAGCACCCACCACAGTGACGGACCGAAGCGTGGAGGCGTACGACGTGGTCCTTGGACAGGAGTCCGCCCGCACCCCCTAG